One Streptomyces sp. ML-6 genomic region harbors:
- a CDS encoding M50 family metallopeptidase: protein MSATPDAGAAADAADALAEYRPGLRPHVLLSEALLQGAATVHLIKDTDSGSSFRVGPKEHFLIARMDGERSLREIGEEYAREYGRRLDGARWQQILRMLGSRGLLAGAPAAAPAAPRPEPAEPPRGLLRGSVRLVADADATTARLHRAVGFLLTPGWLVPLLALVVAMEAAVVLNIGQLLVHTWELFRNPVLLVGIATLLWFSTALHELAHGVVARHHGGTVAEIGLRWRLPVIIMYCTVDNYLYLGSRRQRVDTALAGAVMNLLFLLPFCALWLFAPLDAATHDALGALLLLGSVQAFAMLVPLPPLDGYRIVSQLCGATDLAASTGAYLRLAVRRDPAAAAYPRRARTVYLAYGLGSVLVLVLIIGTVAAGAHHLLTV from the coding sequence GTGAGCGCCACCCCCGACGCCGGTGCCGCCGCCGACGCCGCCGACGCCCTGGCCGAGTACCGGCCCGGGCTGCGGCCCCACGTCCTGCTCAGCGAGGCACTGCTGCAGGGCGCCGCGACGGTGCACCTGATCAAGGACACCGACAGCGGCAGCTCCTTCAGGGTCGGCCCCAAGGAGCACTTCCTCATCGCCCGGATGGACGGGGAACGCAGCCTGCGGGAGATCGGCGAGGAGTACGCGCGGGAGTACGGGCGCAGGCTGGACGGCGCCCGCTGGCAGCAGATCCTGCGGATGCTCGGCTCCCGCGGCCTGCTGGCCGGCGCCCCGGCCGCCGCACCCGCCGCCCCCCGGCCCGAGCCCGCCGAGCCGCCCCGCGGGCTGCTGCGCGGCAGCGTCCGGCTGGTCGCCGACGCGGACGCCACCACCGCCCGGCTGCACCGGGCGGTCGGCTTCCTGCTGACCCCCGGCTGGCTGGTGCCCCTGCTGGCCCTGGTGGTCGCCATGGAGGCGGCCGTCGTCCTGAACATCGGTCAACTCCTCGTGCATACCTGGGAGTTGTTCAGAAATCCGGTGCTGCTGGTCGGCATCGCCACCCTGCTCTGGTTCAGCACCGCCCTGCACGAACTCGCCCACGGCGTCGTCGCCCGGCACCACGGCGGCACGGTGGCCGAAATAGGACTGCGCTGGCGGCTGCCCGTGATCATCATGTACTGCACCGTCGACAACTACCTCTACCTGGGCTCCCGTCGGCAACGCGTCGACACGGCGCTGGCGGGCGCGGTGATGAACCTGCTGTTCCTGCTCCCGTTCTGCGCCCTGTGGCTGTTCGCACCACTGGACGCGGCCACGCACGACGCGCTCGGCGCACTGCTGCTCCTGGGCAGCGTGCAGGCGTTCGCGATGCTGGTCCCCCTCCCGCCGCTGGACGGCTACCGGATCGTGAGCCAGCTGTGCGGGGCCACCGACCTGGCCGCCTCGACCGGCGCGTACCTGCGCCTGGCCGTCCGCCGCGACCCGGCGGCAGCCGCGTACCCGCGCCGCGCCCGGACCGTCTACCTCGCCTACGGGCTGGGTTCGGTGCT
- a CDS encoding lantibiotic dehydratase C-terminal domain-containing protein, translated as MTSAPLAPATDRTDRAGAWQATHVFYAANPRPMLTQCIRPLVAELEADGLLAGYFFINYWLEGPHVRLRIKPSSPGAEAEVRRRTEAALDTFLAERPALYEVDSGFLNDFYNTLFDIEFPGAERGHYTDDQGRMRLRPNNSRSAEPYEPEYGKYGGPAGIELAEWHFRHSSDLVIDAFRTKNLHLRTVLLGTSAQLMMVMAAAFLPDREELADYLDSYYEFWHRAFPGTGFIGSEEYDRNYASMAPGLAARFARIRAAVAGEEGAARLPGFLAGWAEHCVELRERAVALALKGELTFRSWDGERDETVTDPAAALPLLLSPYMHMTNNRLHVTIRDEAYLSHVLGRALREQA; from the coding sequence ATGACCTCAGCCCCCCTCGCCCCGGCCACCGACCGGACCGACCGGGCGGGAGCCTGGCAGGCCACCCACGTCTTCTACGCCGCCAACCCCCGGCCGATGCTCACCCAGTGCATCCGCCCCCTGGTCGCGGAACTGGAGGCGGACGGCCTGCTCGCGGGCTACTTCTTCATCAACTACTGGCTGGAGGGCCCCCACGTCCGGCTGCGGATCAAGCCGTCCTCGCCCGGCGCCGAGGCGGAGGTCCGGCGCCGCACCGAGGCCGCCCTCGACACGTTCCTGGCCGAACGGCCCGCGCTGTACGAGGTCGACTCCGGGTTCCTCAACGACTTCTACAACACCCTGTTCGACATCGAGTTCCCCGGCGCCGAACGCGGCCACTACACCGACGACCAGGGCCGGATGCGGCTGCGCCCCAACAACTCGCGCAGCGCGGAACCGTACGAGCCGGAGTACGGCAAGTACGGCGGCCCGGCCGGGATCGAACTCGCCGAATGGCACTTCCGGCACTCCAGCGACCTCGTCATCGACGCCTTCCGGACGAAGAACCTCCATCTGCGGACCGTGCTGCTCGGCACCTCCGCCCAGCTGATGATGGTGATGGCCGCGGCCTTCCTGCCCGACCGGGAGGAACTCGCGGACTACCTCGACAGCTACTACGAGTTCTGGCACCGGGCCTTCCCCGGCACCGGCTTCATCGGCAGCGAGGAGTACGACCGCAACTACGCCTCGATGGCCCCCGGCCTGGCCGCCCGCTTCGCCCGGATCAGGGCCGCCGTGGCGGGCGAGGAGGGCGCGGCCCGGCTGCCCGGCTTCCTGGCCGGCTGGGCCGAGCACTGCGTCGAACTGCGCGAACGGGCCGTCGCACTGGCCCTGAAGGGCGAGTTGACGTTCCGCTCCTGGGACGGCGAGCGCGATGAGACGGTCACCGACCCGGCGGCCGCCCTGCCGCTGCTGCTCTCCCCGTACATGCACATGACCAACAACCGGCTGCACGTGACGATCAGGGACGAGGCGTACCTCTCGCACGTGCTGGGCCGGGCCCTGCGGGAGCAGGCGTGA